One Kiritimatiellales bacterium genomic window carries:
- a CDS encoding small basic protein, producing MTMHSSLKNAAKMEIKRNVLKRFERVDKLKVEGKWQDGDRGFGLPKTKPE from the coding sequence ATGACAATGCATTCCAGTTTAAAGAACGCTGCAAAAATGGAAATTAAACGCAACGTCCTGAAGCGGTTTGAGCGCGTTGATAAGCTCAAAGTCGAAGGCAAATGGCAGGACGGTGACCGCGGTTTCGGTCTGCCGAAAACCAAGCCCGAATAA
- a CDS encoding type I phosphomannose isomerase catalytic subunit — protein sequence MEKLYPLRFVPVYKDYIWGGSRIPQIFHRNMPAGTYAESWEISTHPDGATKIANGPLAGKTLTDLLPAQKNELLGTNVKSDDFPLLIKLIDARENLSVQVHPNDATAAAVNGQAKSEMWYFLGDAEPAYIYCGLKSGIGKTEFMRALENKTFADILQKIPVKQGGAVYVPGGRVHAIGEGCLILEIQQNSNTTYRVYDWDRVDAAGKSRELHINQALQVIDWEHNGNPVCTPDGTTVCASPYFRLAQFKLNEQTAFPVTGATFHALFIAAGGGKICWNTAAGRVSEELLPGQSWLIPAVPGEYSIAPETEIMVLQVTVP from the coding sequence ATGGAAAAACTTTATCCTTTACGGTTTGTGCCGGTATATAAAGATTATATCTGGGGCGGCAGCCGTATCCCGCAAATTTTCCACCGCAATATGCCCGCCGGTACGTACGCGGAATCATGGGAAATTTCAACACATCCGGACGGCGCTACTAAAATTGCCAACGGTCCGCTTGCCGGCAAAACGCTCACCGACCTTTTACCGGCACAGAAAAACGAACTGCTCGGCACGAATGTGAAAAGCGACGATTTTCCGCTGCTGATTAAACTGATTGATGCGCGTGAAAACCTCAGCGTACAGGTGCATCCGAATGACGCGACTGCCGCCGCCGTAAACGGTCAGGCGAAAAGCGAAATGTGGTATTTTCTCGGCGACGCCGAGCCGGCGTATATTTATTGCGGCTTAAAATCCGGCATCGGCAAAACCGAATTTATGCGCGCGCTGGAAAATAAAACCTTTGCCGATATTCTGCAGAAAATTCCGGTGAAACAGGGTGGCGCAGTATATGTTCCCGGCGGGCGCGTGCATGCAATCGGTGAGGGCTGTCTGATTTTAGAAATCCAGCAGAATTCAAATACCACCTACCGTGTCTATGATTGGGATCGCGTCGATGCCGCCGGGAAAAGCCGGGAGCTGCATATCAACCAGGCACTGCAGGTGATCGATTGGGAACATAACGGCAATCCGGTCTGCACGCCGGACGGAACGACAGTCTGCGCATCGCCGTACTTCCGGCTCGCACAGTTTAAACTGAATGAACAAACCGCATTTCCCGTAACCGGCGCAACATTCCACGCGCTGTTTATTGCCGCCGGCGGCGGAAAAATCTGCTGGAACACAGCCGCCGGACGCGTTTCCGAAGAACTGCTGCCGGGACAATCGTGGTTGATTCCGGCGGTACCCGGGGAATATTCCATCGCGCCGGAAACTGAAATCATGGTTCTGCAAGTAACGGTGCCGTAA
- a CDS encoding pseudouridine synthase, whose protein sequence is MIRLQKYLAECGVASRRAAEELITAGLVQVDGKTVTELGTKIDPAVQTVVCNSKPVAREEKTWIMLNKPAGVICTSADPEGRERVIDLLPDAPGRLYTVGRLDVMSEGLILVTNDGELAHRLMHPRHAIEKKYQVWIDRELTSPEVDRMLKGLSCRGEKLRALKVEPLKRLIASQPGYTLTLGEGRNRHIRRMMDALDRQVIRLMRVSIGPLRLEKLRSGEYRNLENWEVEKLKKAVGL, encoded by the coding sequence ATGATTCGTTTACAAAAATATTTAGCAGAGTGCGGTGTGGCGAGCCGGCGGGCGGCAGAAGAGCTGATTACCGCCGGTCTGGTTCAGGTGGACGGCAAAACAGTGACGGAACTCGGCACAAAAATCGATCCGGCGGTACAGACGGTGGTTTGCAACAGCAAGCCGGTGGCGCGCGAAGAAAAAACCTGGATTATGCTGAATAAACCGGCCGGTGTGATTTGCACTTCCGCCGACCCCGAAGGACGCGAGCGCGTGATTGATCTGCTGCCGGATGCCCCGGGCCGGCTTTACACTGTCGGCCGTCTCGATGTAATGAGCGAAGGCCTGATTCTGGTCACAAACGATGGCGAACTGGCGCACCGGCTGATGCATCCGCGCCATGCGATTGAAAAAAAATATCAGGTCTGGATTGACCGTGAATTAACATCACCGGAAGTTGACCGGATGCTGAAAGGGCTGAGCTGTCGCGGCGAAAAACTGCGTGCATTGAAGGTTGAACCGCTGAAGCGGCTGATTGCAAGTCAGCCAGGGTATACGCTGACGCTCGGCGAAGGGCGTAACCGGCATATCCGCCGGATGATGGATGCGCTCGACCGGCAAGTAATCCGGTTAATGCGCGTTTCGATTGGTCCGTTGCGACTCGAAAAACTGCGTTCCGGTGAATACCGGAATCTTGAGAACTGGGAAGTTGAAAAACTGAAAAAGGCTGTAGGCCTATAG
- a CDS encoding argininosuccinate synthase translates to MKVVLAYSGGLDTTVLLTWLQEQYSAQVICYCANVGQEEELDGLEEKALKHGAVKCIVDDVEEEFARDFIFPMMQANAIYEGAYLLGTSIARPLIAKRMMEIAIAEGAEAICHGATGKGNDQVRFELTAYAMKPDIKIIAPWRMPDVFTFKGRSDMINYLEEHNIPTAVTKSKPYSTDRNLLHISFEGGILEDPWQEPDENMWTMTKPLSQAADAPEYIEVSFEKGVPVAVNGEKLSPAALMRKLNAIGCNHAIGRIDIVENRFTGMKDRGIYETPGGTILHHAHRAIESLAMDREVMHLRDSLIPKYATLVYNGFWFAPEREMLQAAITESQKMITGDVRVKLFKGGVHVCGRRSPYSLYNPEIVSFDEAGGYDQTDATGFIKLNALRLRVRAAMQANKD, encoded by the coding sequence ATGAAAGTAGTTTTGGCATATTCGGGCGGACTGGACACAACAGTTTTGCTGACGTGGCTGCAGGAACAGTATAGCGCACAGGTGATTTGTTATTGCGCAAATGTCGGGCAGGAGGAGGAGCTCGACGGACTGGAAGAAAAGGCACTGAAACACGGCGCGGTGAAATGTATCGTCGATGATGTTGAAGAGGAGTTTGCGCGCGATTTTATTTTCCCGATGATGCAGGCGAACGCGATTTATGAGGGCGCCTATCTGCTCGGCACATCAATTGCTCGTCCGCTGATTGCCAAACGCATGATGGAGATTGCCATCGCTGAAGGCGCAGAAGCGATCTGTCACGGTGCAACCGGCAAAGGCAACGATCAGGTGCGGTTTGAATTAACGGCGTATGCGATGAAGCCGGATATTAAAATTATTGCGCCATGGCGCATGCCGGACGTATTCACCTTTAAAGGCCGCTCCGATATGATCAACTATCTGGAAGAACATAACATTCCGACGGCGGTGACAAAATCAAAACCGTACAGCACCGACCGCAATCTGCTGCACATCAGTTTTGAAGGCGGCATTCTGGAAGATCCGTGGCAGGAGCCGGACGAAAACATGTGGACGATGACAAAGCCGCTGAGCCAGGCCGCCGATGCGCCGGAATATATTGAAGTCAGTTTTGAAAAAGGAGTTCCGGTGGCGGTGAACGGCGAAAAACTTTCGCCGGCGGCACTGATGCGTAAACTGAATGCCATCGGGTGTAATCACGCGATCGGCCGGATTGATATTGTTGAAAACCGCTTCACCGGCATGAAAGACCGCGGTATTTACGAGACGCCCGGCGGCACCATTCTGCATCACGCACACCGTGCGATTGAGTCGCTTGCAATGGACCGCGAAGTGATGCATCTGCGCGATTCGCTGATTCCGAAATACGCCACGCTGGTTTACAACGGGTTCTGGTTTGCGCCGGAACGCGAAATGCTGCAGGCGGCAATTACAGAAAGTCAGAAAATGATCACCGGCGATGTACGTGTGAAACTGTTTAAAGGCGGTGTGCATGTTTGCGGACGCCGCTCACCCTACTCGCTCTACAATCCGGAAATCGTCAGTTTTGATGAGGCCGGCGGTTACGATCAGACTGACGCGACCGGATTCATTAAGCTCAATGCCCTGCGCCTGCGCGTCCGTGCAGCCATGCAAGCAAACAAAGATTAG
- a CDS encoding family 10 glycosylhydrolase: MKVCFLKIPVIGLLLLLFSGGAQVKLPEVRAIWIVRYDYKTPEDVAAIMSNCARAGFTDVFFQVRGNATVFYPSKIEPWAWELAGNSAADTGKNPGFDPLKIAATEARRHRLNLHAYINVLPGWRGFADPPAESGQLWAVHPDWFMVDSTGTRMRATSAWYNFLAPANPAVQRHLARIAAELAAYDLAGLHLDYIRFPYDYKDVAREIYKTATPDEIKAHSDFTYDEATLTAVKKSFGSDISRDHWNSFRRASITHTVDNLRTVFKARRGPQAILSSSVLADLNDGYNDAFQDSKKWARERKVDWIVPMNYNARLFDIRLNRLRNALGKRCTATQLVIGIDCKAEPAEIRRQINTVRSSGARGFALFAYSHLFKNHAPTEKASVLFP; encoded by the coding sequence ATGAAAGTTTGTTTCCTGAAAATACCGGTGATCGGCCTTCTGCTCCTGCTTTTTTCCGGCGGGGCGCAAGTCAAGCTGCCGGAAGTGCGCGCCATTTGGATTGTGCGTTACGATTATAAAACGCCGGAAGATGTCGCCGCAATTATGTCCAACTGTGCACGTGCCGGATTCACCGATGTCTTTTTTCAGGTGCGAGGCAATGCCACCGTTTTTTATCCCAGTAAAATCGAGCCGTGGGCGTGGGAACTCGCCGGAAACTCGGCGGCCGATACCGGTAAAAACCCCGGTTTTGATCCGCTAAAAATCGCCGCTACTGAAGCACGCCGGCACCGATTAAACCTGCACGCTTATATTAATGTGCTGCCCGGCTGGCGCGGATTTGCTGATCCGCCGGCGGAATCCGGACAGCTGTGGGCGGTGCACCCCGACTGGTTTATGGTGGATTCGACCGGCACGCGTATGCGCGCCACCAGTGCCTGGTACAATTTCCTCGCGCCGGCAAATCCCGCAGTTCAGCGTCATCTCGCGCGCATCGCCGCCGAACTCGCAGCCTATGATCTCGCCGGACTGCATCTTGACTACATCCGTTTCCCGTATGATTACAAAGATGTTGCCCGCGAAATTTATAAAACCGCCACGCCCGATGAGATCAAAGCACACTCCGATTTTACGTACGATGAAGCCACGCTCACCGCCGTAAAAAAATCATTCGGCAGCGACATTTCGCGCGATCACTGGAACAGTTTCCGGCGGGCATCCATTACGCACACCGTCGACAATCTGCGCACTGTTTTCAAAGCCCGGCGCGGCCCGCAAGCTATCCTTTCGTCCAGTGTTCTCGCCGATTTAAACGACGGTTACAACGACGCTTTTCAGGACAGTAAAAAATGGGCACGCGAACGCAAAGTCGACTGGATCGTACCGATGAATTACAACGCCCGGCTTTTTGATATCCGTCTCAACCGCCTGCGCAATGCACTTGGCAAACGCTGCACTGCGACTCAGCTGGTTATCGGAATCGACTGCAAGGCTGAACCCGCTGAAATCCGGCGGCAGATCAACACCGTCCGTTCCTCCGGCGCACGCGGCTTTGCTCTTTTCGCGTATTCACACCTTTTCAAAAACCATGCACCCACTGAAAAAGCATCTGTTCTTTTCCCGTAA
- a CDS encoding secondary thiamine-phosphate synthase enzyme YjbQ, with protein MNEITVQTKSRTAFVDITADVQRFVAAKKIISGVITVFVPHTTAGITINENADPDVTADLDAVLDRVVPWHGNYRHLEGNTAAHAKAVMCGSSVQVIVENEKLMLGTWQSVYFCEFDGPRTRRVWLKESV; from the coding sequence ATGAACGAAATTACCGTCCAGACAAAATCGCGCACCGCCTTCGTTGACATCACCGCCGATGTGCAGCGGTTTGTCGCGGCAAAAAAAATCATTTCCGGCGTTATCACTGTTTTTGTGCCGCATACTACCGCCGGAATCACCATCAATGAAAATGCCGATCCGGACGTTACCGCCGATCTGGATGCCGTACTCGATCGCGTTGTGCCGTGGCACGGGAATTACCGGCACCTCGAAGGCAACACGGCCGCGCACGCCAAAGCCGTTATGTGCGGCTCATCCGTTCAGGTAATTGTTGAAAACGAAAAACTTATGCTCGGTACCTGGCAAAGTGTTTACTTCTGCGAATTCGACGGTCCCCGCACGCGGCGCGTCTGGCTGAAGGAGTCGGTATGA
- a CDS encoding insulinase family protein encodes MQNGANHFKLIRELFVKEFNGTVKEYRHEPTGAEYISVENNDNNKVFGITFRTPPDSSTGVAHILEHTVLCGSRKYPLKDPFVQLLKSSLQTFLNAMTYPDKTVYPVASQNEQDFYNLVDVYLDAVFFPRITPAFFQQEGWHYELENSGAPLTIKGVVYNEMKGVYSSPDTLLIERSQQALFPDTTYGLDSGGNPEKIQELTYQQFRDFHEQYYHPANARIFFYGNDDPARRLRILGEYLDGFKSPAILPDTSVPLQKPFSTPVEITESYAAGEEDSKAYITVNWVIPDGILHFALVMLDQILTGNSGSPLRKALIESGLGEDISGFGLDTHLRQPAWSIGMKGVEPDDLAKVELLIFDTLSHLVQTGINHGDIAAALNSFEFDLRENNHGSFPQGLSIMLNMLETWLYGGDPLGLAAYEFPLAELKKEIAGNPRYFEELIENVLLKNPHRATVKFIPDSGKAARDETEEKERLARIKEKMIPDEIKRAVNAAARLLDMQTTPDSPEAIHSLPLLRRDDLQKNIHVIPRDIEHRDNADVLFHNIFTGGIVYVDIGLNLHVLDAEELPWVSLFGSALLEMGTQKEDFAEFSRRIARVTGGIYTCPFAAAPQEESAAVGRLFLRGKCMSGQVEKLFAIFSDIFFAPAFDNKKRFREILLEQKAEMEGALIPSGHSAVLSRLKAHYHEAHRTAEILSGIDALFFHRAVEKLVKKDWTGIAAKLETILQKLISGGLIINITADEKDRAGIEKESNAFLKKFPAITAGVTQWNFFSTPEKAEALIIPSRVNYVGLGTNLFTNGYQAHGSALVITKYLHTAWLWEKIRVQGGAYGAVCDFDPNCGAFTFASYRDPNLDATLRVYKETADFLKNLQLDNDELTRALIGAIGSVDAYLLPDAKGFADTVRYLTGQTDEKRQQRRDEMLAATAENFRQFGEFLSVGDTAISVLGSPDEIKKSDVTFEQTIKVL; translated from the coding sequence ATGCAAAACGGCGCAAACCACTTTAAGCTGATCCGCGAACTGTTCGTAAAAGAGTTTAATGGAACAGTAAAAGAATACCGGCACGAACCGACCGGCGCGGAATATATTTCAGTTGAAAATAACGACAATAACAAAGTTTTCGGAATCACATTTCGCACCCCGCCAGACAGCTCCACCGGCGTTGCGCATATTCTTGAGCACACCGTGCTGTGCGGCTCACGCAAATATCCGTTGAAAGATCCGTTCGTTCAGCTGCTGAAAAGTTCGCTGCAAACATTTCTGAATGCGATGACCTATCCGGACAAAACCGTCTATCCGGTTGCCAGCCAGAACGAGCAGGATTTTTATAATCTGGTGGATGTATATCTCGATGCGGTTTTTTTCCCGCGCATTACACCGGCGTTTTTCCAGCAGGAAGGCTGGCACTATGAACTCGAAAATTCCGGCGCTCCGCTGACGATTAAAGGTGTGGTGTATAACGAGATGAAAGGCGTCTATTCATCGCCGGACACCCTTTTAATCGAACGCTCACAGCAGGCGCTTTTCCCGGACACCACCTACGGGCTTGATTCGGGGGGAAATCCGGAAAAAATCCAGGAGCTCACCTATCAGCAATTTCGCGACTTTCACGAACAGTATTATCATCCGGCGAATGCGCGTATCTTTTTTTACGGCAACGATGATCCGGCGCGCCGCCTGAGAATTCTTGGCGAATATCTCGATGGATTTAAATCGCCGGCCATACTGCCGGATACATCTGTTCCATTGCAAAAACCGTTTTCGACGCCGGTGGAAATCACGGAGTCATATGCCGCCGGCGAAGAAGATTCCAAAGCATACATCACCGTCAACTGGGTCATTCCCGACGGTATTCTGCATTTTGCACTCGTCATGCTTGACCAGATTCTCACCGGAAACTCCGGCTCGCCGCTGCGTAAAGCATTAATTGAATCCGGCCTTGGTGAGGATATTTCCGGCTTCGGACTCGACACACATTTGCGCCAGCCCGCCTGGTCAATCGGCATGAAGGGCGTCGAACCGGATGATCTCGCAAAAGTGGAACTGTTGATTTTTGATACACTAAGCCATCTCGTTCAAACCGGAATCAATCACGGCGATATCGCAGCGGCGCTCAATTCGTTTGAATTTGATTTACGTGAAAATAATCATGGCAGTTTCCCGCAGGGGCTTTCCATCATGCTTAACATGCTGGAAACATGGCTTTACGGCGGGGACCCGCTCGGTCTCGCCGCCTACGAATTCCCGCTTGCTGAGCTCAAAAAAGAGATCGCCGGTAATCCGCGCTATTTTGAAGAACTCATCGAAAATGTTTTACTGAAAAATCCGCACCGTGCCACCGTTAAATTTATTCCCGATTCCGGTAAGGCCGCACGCGATGAGACCGAAGAAAAAGAGCGCCTGGCCAGAATAAAAGAAAAAATGATCCCCGATGAAATCAAGCGCGCAGTGAATGCTGCCGCGCGCCTGCTGGATATGCAAACAACGCCGGATTCGCCGGAGGCGATCCATTCACTGCCGCTGCTCCGCCGCGACGATCTGCAAAAAAACATTCATGTCATTCCGCGTGATATTGAACACCGTGATAATGCCGATGTCCTGTTTCACAACATTTTTACCGGCGGCATTGTTTATGTCGACATCGGTTTAAATCTGCATGTACTCGACGCCGAAGAGCTTCCCTGGGTGTCACTGTTCGGCAGTGCATTGCTCGAAATGGGAACGCAGAAAGAAGATTTTGCGGAATTTTCGCGCCGGATTGCGCGCGTTACCGGAGGGATTTATACCTGTCCGTTTGCTGCCGCGCCGCAAGAAGAATCTGCTGCCGTCGGCCGTCTGTTTTTGCGCGGCAAGTGTATGAGCGGACAAGTCGAAAAACTGTTCGCAATTTTCAGTGATATTTTCTTTGCACCGGCATTTGATAATAAAAAACGCTTTCGCGAAATTCTGCTCGAACAGAAAGCTGAAATGGAAGGCGCACTCATCCCTTCCGGACATTCCGCCGTACTGTCGCGACTGAAAGCACATTATCACGAAGCACACCGCACCGCTGAAATACTCAGCGGAATCGATGCTCTTTTTTTCCATCGCGCCGTCGAAAAACTGGTAAAAAAAGACTGGACCGGTATCGCTGCTAAACTCGAAACGATTTTGCAGAAACTGATTTCCGGCGGACTGATTATCAATATCACGGCTGACGAGAAAGATCGCGCTGGAATTGAAAAAGAGTCCAATGCATTTCTTAAAAAATTCCCGGCGATCACTGCCGGAGTTACACAGTGGAACTTTTTCAGTACCCCGGAAAAAGCCGAAGCGCTGATCATTCCCTCACGCGTGAATTATGTCGGACTGGGAACCAATTTGTTTACAAACGGCTATCAGGCACACGGCTCTGCGCTTGTCATCACCAAATATCTGCATACGGCCTGGCTGTGGGAAAAAATCCGTGTACAAGGCGGCGCATACGGCGCAGTATGTGATTTCGATCCGAATTGCGGCGCATTCACCTTTGCATCCTATCGCGACCCGAATCTCGACGCCACGCTGCGTGTTTATAAAGAAACGGCGGACTTCCTGAAAAATCTTCAGCTGGACAATGACGAACTCACCCGCGCGCTGATCGGCGCTATCGGCAGCGTTGACGCCTATCTTCTGCCGGATGCCAAAGGGTTTGCGGATACGGTTCGTTATCTGACCGGACAAACGGATGAAAAACGCCAGCAGCGCCGCGATGAAATGCTTGCAGCCACCGCCGAAAATTTCCGGCAGTTTGGAGAATTTCTCTCCGTCGGCGATACCGCAATCTCCGTACTCGGTTCGCCGGATGAAATTAAAAAGAGCGATGTGACATTTGAGCAGACGATTAAGGTTTTGTAG
- a CDS encoding DUF3127 domain-containing protein: MAYDLTGKVKVLQEPQTFASGFTKREFVVTVEDGRYPQDICLECVQDKVKLLDDLKEGQTVTVTFDIRGREYNGRYFNNLQAWKIEAGAQDDDADDDRPPVPGDVEAPADFEDDIPF; the protein is encoded by the coding sequence ATGGCGTATGATTTGACAGGAAAAGTGAAGGTGCTGCAAGAGCCGCAGACATTTGCCAGCGGTTTTACCAAGCGCGAGTTTGTAGTGACGGTGGAGGACGGGCGTTATCCGCAGGACATTTGTCTGGAGTGCGTTCAGGATAAAGTGAAACTGCTGGACGATTTGAAAGAAGGACAGACGGTTACGGTGACATTTGATATTCGCGGCCGTGAATATAACGGGCGCTATTTCAATAATCTGCAGGCGTGGAAAATTGAAGCCGGCGCACAGGACGATGACGCCGATGATGACCGCCCGCCGGTCCCCGGCGATGTCGAAGCACCGGCGGATTTTGAGGATGATATTCCGTTTTGA
- a CDS encoding CRTAC1 family protein — MIFLIHTVCLCRAGCVCAQIFTVFEDVTEQVGLHLKTPADLNLQATWIDYDQDGWVDLFVGGKLWRNITGEKFVLQEIPPQMRTACIWGDFNNDGYPDAYCYAARTLFINNHGRSFVQAKEKLRWNNAAVSNSIGAAWGDFNSDGFLDLFVSGYENEDRTVISDDVVMINRRGKYLESVKAETGSPARGVVMCDFDQDGDLDIYISNYRLSPNTLLINDGNGGFKNKAAEYHVLSTERGWQGGHSTGACWADFDNDGFFDLFSVNFSHRGEQWGRDGIQPESDFFRNKGRSGGFRFEDKGTCGVFWQESYVSATTGDFDNDGFLDVYMSTAYPRDHGVLFRNNGDWTFSDVTGTANLGEIKETYQTAVADFDNDGHLDLFSGGRLFRNQGTSHQWLKVRLTGSGNVPQLAIGSQVYLSDGNRIYSRQVESAVGHLNQNDFIMHFGLGENPSFPLKLKVIWTDRSVQTMQIINANQLIIIKKQEK; from the coding sequence ATGATTTTTCTGATTCACACCGTATGCTTGTGTCGGGCCGGCTGTGTCTGTGCGCAAATATTTACGGTATTTGAAGATGTGACTGAACAGGTCGGACTGCATTTGAAAACTCCCGCTGATCTGAATTTGCAGGCAACCTGGATTGATTATGATCAGGACGGTTGGGTCGATTTATTTGTAGGCGGGAAGTTGTGGCGGAATATCACCGGGGAAAAATTTGTTTTACAGGAAATTCCGCCGCAGATGAGAACAGCATGCATTTGGGGTGATTTCAATAATGACGGATATCCGGACGCCTATTGTTATGCAGCCAGGACCCTTTTTATTAACAATCATGGCCGTTCATTTGTTCAGGCGAAAGAAAAACTCCGGTGGAATAATGCGGCCGTAAGCAATTCGATTGGTGCTGCCTGGGGGGATTTTAACAGCGACGGTTTTCTGGACCTGTTTGTTTCCGGATATGAAAATGAGGATAGAACGGTGATCTCGGATGATGTTGTCATGATAAACCGGCGCGGTAAATATCTTGAATCTGTCAAGGCGGAAACCGGTTCTCCGGCACGCGGGGTTGTGATGTGTGATTTCGATCAGGACGGCGATCTGGATATTTATATTTCCAACTACCGGTTAAGCCCGAATACTCTGCTGATTAATGATGGTAACGGAGGTTTTAAAAACAAAGCTGCAGAATATCATGTGCTTAGTACGGAACGAGGATGGCAGGGAGGTCATTCCACCGGTGCGTGCTGGGCGGATTTTGACAATGACGGTTTTTTCGATCTGTTTTCTGTAAATTTTTCTCATCGCGGTGAACAGTGGGGCAGGGATGGAATTCAGCCGGAATCAGATTTCTTTCGGAATAAAGGACGCTCCGGCGGGTTCCGGTTTGAAGACAAGGGAACTTGTGGGGTTTTCTGGCAGGAGTCGTATGTGTCGGCAACAACCGGAGATTTTGATAATGACGGTTTTCTGGATGTATATATGTCCACTGCATATCCGCGTGACCACGGCGTATTGTTCCGGAACAACGGGGATTGGACATTTTCGGATGTTACCGGCACCGCAAATCTTGGCGAAATTAAAGAGACATATCAGACGGCGGTCGCAGATTTTGATAATGATGGACATTTAGATTTGTTTTCCGGCGGCCGCCTGTTCCGGAATCAGGGGACATCGCATCAATGGTTGAAAGTACGGTTGACAGGGAGCGGAAATGTGCCGCAACTGGCAATCGGCAGTCAGGTCTATTTGTCCGATGGAAACCGGATTTACAGTCGTCAGGTTGAAAGCGCTGTTGGGCATTTAAATCAAAATGATTTTATCATGCATTTTGGACTGGGTGAAAATCCCTCTTTTCCGCTGAAACTGAAAGTTATCTGGACAGACAGAAGTGTACAAACCATGCAGATCATAAATGCAAATCAATTGATCATAATCAAAAAACAGGAAAAATAG
- a CDS encoding tetratricopeptide repeat protein, which translates to MKRRSFFILAFPVFAGLFFFSCGQKPGEKIYHEAMVEWQKGHLVRARALLEKSIRRRAGSLENAGACNQLGLLLYETGDIAGAVNAFTESNRIDPAQYEVLCNLGVALSVNNDPGEAERVFREASLMNPADARPLTFAGAVFLRNKKWAEAERNLHRAIQRNPADPRIQNALALAELHTGKTGDALKRLQTAARQNSGYAPAIFNIAVIQQKWINNSGEAKKEFERYLTVTKNSGAYAGFAREQIELISGTPAIIPSTGARNRAVAERFFRTGFAAYRDKRYDDAIKNLRQAVAGDETYEQAFLNLGLAYYAQGRNKEAGEAFTHAVQLNPAFTSARYNNALVYCRLGNTSAALRELNTVLEQQPKYQPAIDLKALLQR; encoded by the coding sequence ATGAAACGCCGGAGTTTTTTCATCCTGGCTTTTCCGGTGTTCGCCGGTCTGTTTTTTTTTAGCTGCGGACAAAAACCCGGCGAAAAAATTTATCATGAAGCAATGGTTGAGTGGCAGAAAGGGCATCTTGTTCGCGCGCGCGCGCTGCTTGAAAAATCGATTCGCCGGCGCGCCGGCAGCCTGGAAAATGCCGGCGCCTGCAATCAGCTCGGGCTCCTGCTGTATGAAACCGGCGACATTGCCGGTGCGGTAAACGCATTTACCGAAAGCAACCGGATTGATCCGGCGCAATACGAAGTGCTCTGCAACCTCGGTGTCGCACTCAGCGTAAACAACGATCCCGGTGAAGCTGAACGCGTATTTCGCGAAGCGTCGCTCATGAATCCCGCCGATGCCCGTCCGCTCACATTCGCCGGCGCCGTATTTCTGCGCAATAAAAAATGGGCGGAAGCCGAACGTAATTTGCACCGCGCCATACAGCGCAATCCCGCCGATCCGCGGATTCAAAACGCGCTCGCGCTCGCCGAGCTGCATACCGGAAAAACCGGCGATGCGCTGAAACGGCTGCAAACCGCCGCGCGGCAGAATTCCGGCTATGCGCCGGCGATTTTTAACATCGCCGTAATTCAGCAAAAATGGATAAACAACTCCGGCGAAGCCAAAAAAGAGTTTGAACGCTATCTTACCGTTACGAAAAATTCCGGTGCGTATGCCGGATTTGCACGCGAACAGATTGAACTTATTTCCGGCACACCGGCAATCATCCCCTCTACCGGCGCGCGCAACCGTGCCGTCGCCGAACGGTTTTTCCGCACCGGATTTGCGGCGTACCGTGATAAAAGATATGACGACGCCATAAAAAATTTACGGCAGGCCGTTGCCGGTGATGAAACGTATGAACAGGCCTTTTTAAATCTTGGACTTGCCTATTACGCACAAGGTAGAAATAAAGAAGCCGGTGAAGCATTCACGCATGCTGTACAACTCAATCCGGCATTTACGTCTGCGCGTTACAATAATGCATTGGTTTATTGCCGGCTCGGCAACACCAGCGCCGCTCTTCGCGAACTCAATACTGTCCTCGAGCAGCAGCCAAAGTATCAACCGGCCATCGACTTGAAGGCGCTGCTTCAGAGATGA